From Streptomyces sp. NBC_01460, a single genomic window includes:
- a CDS encoding LuxR C-terminal-related transcriptional regulator encodes MTENTEATGGPERRVRVVLVDDHRMFRTGVQAEIGRTEETGVEVVGEAADVDQAVTVITATRPEVVLLDVHLPGGGGVEVLRRCAPMMGAVENPVRFLALSVSDAAEDVIGVIRGGARGYVTKTITGADLVDSVFRVQDGDAVFSPRLAGFVLDAFASTDAPPVDEDLDRLTQREREVLRLIARGYAYKEIAKQLFISVKTVESHVSAVLRKLQLSNRHELTRWATARRLV; translated from the coding sequence ATGACCGAGAACACCGAAGCGACCGGGGGCCCGGAGCGCCGGGTACGCGTCGTGCTCGTCGACGACCACCGGATGTTCCGCACCGGGGTCCAGGCCGAGATCGGCCGTACCGAGGAGACCGGGGTCGAGGTCGTCGGCGAGGCCGCCGACGTCGACCAGGCCGTCACCGTGATCACCGCGACCCGCCCCGAGGTCGTCCTCCTCGACGTCCACCTCCCGGGAGGCGGCGGCGTCGAGGTGCTGCGGCGCTGCGCCCCGATGATGGGCGCGGTCGAGAACCCGGTGCGCTTCCTGGCGCTGTCCGTCTCGGACGCCGCCGAGGACGTCATCGGGGTCATCCGCGGCGGCGCCCGCGGCTATGTCACGAAGACCATCACAGGCGCCGACCTGGTCGACTCCGTCTTCCGTGTCCAGGACGGCGACGCGGTGTTCTCGCCCCGGCTGGCCGGGTTCGTCCTCGACGCCTTCGCCTCGACGGACGCCCCGCCGGTCGACGAGGACCTGGACCGGCTGACGCAGCGCGAGCGCGAGGTGCTGCGGCTGATCGCCCGGGGTTACGCGTACAAGGAGATCGCCAAGCAGCTGTTCATCTCGGTGAAGACGGTCGAGTCCCACGTCTCCGCCGTGCTGCGCAAGCTCCAGCTCTCCAACCGGCACGAGCTGACCCGGTGGGCGACGGCGCGACGGCTGGTCTGA
- a CDS encoding GNAT family N-acetyltransferase — MDTAIQNYVRTLTLSSPDHYRVGPFTVRHNPDWELKFANYAIPDQGAEPTERDVSDLVEAFRSRGRLPRLEFLPSWAPAVEPALLGAGFTVEHRAPVMACTAAGLRAAKPVDGLRIAEPVTDAEFTSAAAVQHTGFGGEGGPEDGEIAWLRGATAGGGVSALATVDGRPAGAGGCSTPSDGIGELAGLAVADAFRRRGVGAALAAWLTRTAFERGFHTVWLEPGGPDVERIYAGVGYRRTGEKLNISLGPA; from the coding sequence ATGGACACAGCCATCCAGAACTACGTGCGCACCCTCACGCTCAGCTCACCGGACCACTACCGGGTGGGACCGTTCACGGTGCGCCACAATCCGGACTGGGAGCTGAAGTTCGCCAACTACGCCATCCCCGACCAGGGCGCCGAGCCCACGGAGAGGGACGTCTCCGACCTGGTCGAGGCGTTCCGCTCACGCGGACGGCTGCCCCGGCTGGAATTCCTGCCCTCCTGGGCACCCGCCGTCGAACCCGCCCTGCTGGGGGCGGGGTTCACGGTGGAGCACCGCGCCCCGGTCATGGCCTGCACCGCCGCCGGCCTCCGCGCGGCGAAGCCGGTCGACGGCCTCCGCATCGCCGAGCCCGTCACCGACGCGGAGTTCACCTCGGCCGCCGCCGTCCAGCACACCGGCTTCGGCGGCGAGGGCGGGCCCGAGGACGGCGAGATCGCCTGGCTGCGGGGAGCTACGGCGGGAGGCGGCGTCTCGGCCCTGGCCACCGTGGACGGACGTCCCGCCGGAGCGGGCGGCTGCTCCACCCCGTCCGACGGGATCGGCGAACTGGCGGGCCTGGCCGTCGCCGACGCCTTCCGCCGCCGGGGCGTGGGCGCGGCGCTCGCCGCCTGGCTGACCCGCACCGCCTTCGAGCGCGGCTTCCACACCGTGTGGCTGGAACCCGGCGGTCCCGACGTCGAGCGGATCTACGCGGGCGTCGGCTACCGCAGGACCGGCGAGAAGCTCAACATCTCGCTCGGTCCCGCCTGA
- a CDS encoding C40 family peptidase, producing the protein MPRHRDAAHRKPKQRLFTGPAARTAATLALAGAATAATLEGAAQADPRPTPAQVEAQVDRLYHDAEVATEKYNGAKEEAAASEKALDALRDEAARRTERLNTARDALGSYATAQYRSAGIDPAVRLALSSDPDQYLERASYEDRAGDRQASAISGVRRQIGDIAQLRARAEDELTVLASRRADLRKHKDEVRTKLADARKLLATLTAEQRAGYERSADAAHGGGATRADRSAPRGSVAAPNARAAQAVGFAYGALGKPYVWGATGPSSFDCSGLTMAAWRAAGVSLPRTTYTQINAGQRVSRSELAPGDLVFFYPGVTHVGLYIGGGQMIHAPRPGAPVRIAPISEMPFAGATRVA; encoded by the coding sequence GTGCCCCGCCATCGAGACGCCGCTCACCGCAAGCCCAAGCAGCGCCTGTTCACCGGGCCTGCTGCCCGCACCGCAGCGACCCTCGCCCTCGCCGGGGCCGCGACCGCGGCCACTCTCGAAGGTGCCGCCCAGGCGGACCCCCGGCCCACCCCGGCCCAGGTCGAGGCGCAGGTCGACCGGCTGTACCACGACGCCGAGGTCGCCACCGAGAAGTACAACGGCGCGAAGGAGGAGGCCGCCGCCTCCGAGAAGGCCCTCGACGCCCTGCGCGACGAGGCCGCCCGCAGGACCGAGCGCCTCAACACCGCACGTGACGCCCTCGGCTCGTACGCCACCGCCCAGTACCGCAGCGCAGGCATCGACCCCGCCGTCCGGCTGGCCCTCTCCTCGGACCCCGACCAGTACCTGGAGCGCGCCTCCTACGAGGACCGGGCGGGCGACCGGCAGGCGAGCGCGATCAGCGGGGTGCGCCGGCAGATCGGCGACATCGCCCAGCTGCGCGCCAGGGCCGAGGACGAGCTCACGGTGCTCGCCTCCCGCCGGGCCGACCTGCGGAAGCACAAGGACGAGGTCCGCACCAAGCTCGCCGACGCGCGGAAACTCCTGGCCACGCTCACCGCCGAGCAGCGCGCCGGCTACGAGCGCTCGGCCGACGCCGCGCACGGCGGCGGCGCCACCCGCGCCGACCGGAGCGCCCCGCGCGGCTCCGTCGCCGCCCCCAACGCGCGCGCGGCCCAGGCCGTCGGCTTCGCCTACGGGGCGCTCGGCAAGCCGTACGTCTGGGGGGCCACCGGCCCCTCGTCCTTCGACTGCTCCGGCCTCACCATGGCCGCCTGGCGCGCGGCGGGAGTGTCCCTGCCCCGCACGACGTACACCCAGATCAACGCCGGACAGCGCGTCTCGCGATCCGAACTCGCCCCGGGCGACCTGGTGTTCTTCTACCCCGGGGTCACCCACGTCGGGCTCTACATCGGCGGCGGACAGATGATCCACGCCCCGCGCCCCGGAGCCCCCGTCCGTATCGCGCCGATCAGCGAAATGCCCTTCGCGGGAGCCACCCGCGTCGCATAG
- a CDS encoding C40 family peptidase codes for MPALASHRKPRTRVRTTTPAVGLTTAALASVTLLSTQSATAAPAEPKPSIEEVQKKVDALYRQAGTATQRFNQAKTASAEQRSKVDALLEAAAKRADKLNETRRELGNYAAAQYRSGSIAPTATFFLADDPQSYFDQDQLMARMTSQQQKSVADFRTQQKEAAEKRVEATKSLETLTASQATLRTSKQQVQTKLTEARSLLSKLTAEEKARLAELERKKEAEAERKAEELARQQAAAAKEKAEQADAEEAAQGDTGTTAGGGSDSGYASKAEKVLSFARAQIGKPYVWGATGPSSYDCSGLTQAAWKAAGVDLPRTTWDQVEVGTRVATADLQPGDLVFFYDDISHVGIYKGDGMMIHAPKPGANVREESIYYMPIYGSVRPA; via the coding sequence ATGCCGGCCTTGGCGTCGCATCGCAAGCCGCGCACACGGGTGCGCACCACCACCCCCGCCGTCGGTCTCACGACCGCGGCGCTCGCCTCCGTCACCCTGCTCTCCACGCAGAGCGCGACGGCTGCTCCCGCCGAGCCGAAGCCCAGCATCGAGGAAGTACAGAAGAAGGTCGACGCCCTCTACCGCCAGGCCGGCACCGCGACGCAGCGGTTCAACCAGGCGAAGACCGCCTCGGCCGAGCAGCGGTCCAAGGTGGACGCGCTCCTGGAGGCGGCGGCGAAGCGGGCCGACAAGCTCAACGAGACGCGCCGCGAGCTGGGCAACTACGCGGCCGCGCAGTACCGTAGCGGCTCGATCGCCCCGACGGCCACGTTCTTCCTCGCGGACGACCCCCAGTCGTACTTCGACCAGGACCAGCTGATGGCGCGGATGACCAGCCAACAGCAGAAGTCGGTCGCCGACTTCCGTACGCAGCAGAAGGAAGCGGCGGAGAAGCGCGTCGAGGCGACGAAGAGCCTGGAGACACTCACCGCGTCGCAGGCCACGCTGCGCACCAGCAAGCAGCAGGTGCAGACGAAGCTCACCGAGGCGCGCAGCCTGCTGTCGAAGCTCACCGCCGAGGAGAAGGCACGGCTCGCGGAGCTGGAGCGCAAGAAGGAGGCCGAGGCCGAGCGCAAGGCCGAGGAGCTGGCCAGGCAGCAGGCGGCCGCCGCGAAGGAGAAGGCCGAGCAGGCCGACGCGGAGGAGGCGGCGCAAGGGGACACCGGCACCACGGCCGGGGGAGGCTCCGACAGCGGCTACGCCTCGAAGGCCGAGAAGGTCCTGTCCTTCGCCCGCGCCCAGATCGGCAAGCCGTACGTCTGGGGGGCGACGGGCCCGTCCTCGTACGACTGCTCGGGGCTCACCCAGGCCGCGTGGAAGGCGGCCGGTGTCGATCTCCCGCGCACCACCTGGGACCAGGTCGAGGTCGGGACCCGGGTGGCCACGGCGGATCTGCAGCCGGGGGACCTGGTCTTCTTCTACGACGACATCAGCCACGTCGGCATCTACAAGGGCGACGGCATGATGATCCACGCGCCGAAGCCCGGCGCGAACGTCCGCGAGGAGTCGATCTACTACATGCCGATCTACGGCAGCGTGCGCCCCGCGTAG